One Streptomyces fagopyri DNA window includes the following coding sequences:
- a CDS encoding saccharopine dehydrogenase family protein — protein sequence MTSEATAASGTVHWIGAGLSTGSGLAAVCDVADRVHLWHRTEERAARSLEALGLTGRADPRAHTLPALTAALAPGDVVVSMLPAPEHAPLLAACVGSGAHFACSSYVSDAVLEQVPAATAAGAVVLTECGLDPGIDHLFAHSLIARARREIGDDAAASYRLTSYCGGIPAVPNDFRYRFSWAPAGVLGALRSPARYIEDGARTTVARPWEATRPHVVDGETFEVYPNRDSVPFLRQYGLPDAWTPETFVRGTLRLDGWLRAWDAVFAELKAGDDERIGALARHLAAAHPTTDTDRDRVVLVVSLEVRGEAGAGWSGRYLLDLEGTADESAMARCVSRTLALGVRHILDGSLPPGLCRAAGTAPRSEQWLDELARDGMEFGLRTG from the coding sequence GTGACGTCTGAGGCCACGGCCGCGAGCGGCACCGTCCACTGGATCGGCGCGGGTCTGTCCACCGGCAGCGGTCTGGCCGCGGTCTGTGACGTCGCCGACCGTGTACATCTGTGGCACCGCACCGAGGAGCGCGCGGCACGGAGCCTGGAGGCACTGGGCCTGACCGGTCGCGCCGATCCCCGGGCCCACACGCTGCCCGCGCTCACCGCCGCGCTCGCCCCCGGAGACGTCGTGGTCTCCATGCTGCCCGCGCCGGAACACGCCCCCCTGCTCGCCGCCTGCGTCGGGAGCGGCGCCCACTTCGCGTGCTCCAGCTATGTGTCGGACGCGGTGCTCGAACAGGTGCCCGCGGCCACGGCGGCCGGCGCGGTGGTGCTGACCGAGTGCGGGCTCGACCCGGGCATCGACCACCTCTTCGCCCACAGCCTGATCGCGCGGGCCCGCCGGGAGATCGGGGACGACGCGGCCGCCTCGTACCGCCTCACGTCGTACTGCGGGGGCATCCCGGCGGTGCCCAACGACTTCAGGTACCGCTTCAGCTGGGCGCCGGCGGGTGTGCTGGGCGCCCTGCGCTCGCCGGCCCGATACATCGAGGACGGTGCCCGGACCACGGTCGCGCGCCCCTGGGAGGCGACCCGCCCCCATGTCGTCGACGGCGAGACCTTCGAGGTCTACCCCAACCGCGACAGCGTGCCCTTCCTCCGGCAGTACGGTCTCCCCGACGCCTGGACGCCGGAGACCTTCGTCCGGGGCACCCTCCGCCTCGACGGCTGGCTGCGTGCCTGGGACGCCGTCTTCGCCGAGCTGAAAGCGGGCGACGACGAGCGGATCGGGGCCCTCGCCCGGCACCTCGCGGCGGCCCACCCGACGACGGACACGGACCGCGACCGCGTCGTCCTCGTGGTGTCCCTCGAGGTACGCGGCGAAGCGGGCGCCGGTTGGTCGGGCCGATACCTCCTCGACCTCGAAGGCACCGCCGACGAGAGCGCCATGGCGCGCTGCGTCTCCCGCACACTCGCCCTCGGCGTCCGCCACATCCTCGACGGTTCGCTCCCGCCCGGCCTGTGCCGCGCCGCGGGAACGGCGCCGCGGTCCGAACAGTGGCTGGACGAACTCGCCCGGGACGGAATGGAGTTCGGCCTGCGGACCGGGTGA
- a CDS encoding TetR/AcrR family transcriptional regulator has translation MTSVEEPARPNGRIRDAARTRAEILDVATQEFARAGYTGARVDEIAARTRTTKRMIYYYFGGKEQLFTTVLERAYSVIRQAEQELDVEHLDPVAAIRRLAELTFDHHEAHPDFIRLVSIENIHGAEHIAASEELGKIGSPALEVIGRILATGRASGLFTADVDAVDLHAMISSFCFFRVANRHTFGALFGRDLTAPDQRDRYRAMLGDMVIAYLTADRAAD, from the coding sequence ATGACCAGCGTCGAAGAACCGGCACGTCCCAACGGGCGCATCCGTGACGCCGCCCGCACGCGGGCCGAGATCCTCGACGTGGCCACCCAGGAGTTCGCGCGCGCCGGGTACACGGGGGCACGGGTCGACGAGATCGCCGCCCGCACCCGGACCACCAAGCGGATGATCTACTACTACTTCGGCGGCAAGGAGCAGCTGTTCACGACCGTGCTGGAGCGCGCGTACTCGGTGATCCGGCAGGCCGAACAGGAGTTGGACGTCGAGCACTTGGACCCGGTGGCGGCCATCCGCCGGCTCGCCGAGCTGACCTTCGACCACCATGAGGCGCATCCCGACTTCATCCGGCTGGTCAGCATCGAGAACATCCACGGGGCCGAACACATCGCCGCGTCCGAGGAACTGGGCAAGATCGGTTCGCCCGCCCTGGAGGTGATCGGCCGGATCCTGGCCACCGGCCGCGCGTCGGGCCTGTTCACGGCCGACGTCGACGCCGTCGACCTGCACGCGATGATCAGCTCGTTCTGTTTCTTCCGGGTCGCCAACCGGCACACTTTCGGCGCCCTGTTCGGCCGCGACCTGACCGCCCCCGACCAGCGGGATCGCTACCGGGCCATGCTCGGCGACATGGTCATCGCCTATCTGACGGCGGACCGCGCGGCGGACTGA
- a CDS encoding NAD(P)/FAD-dependent oxidoreductase: MNGTAEVVVIGGGVIGTSIAYHLARAGVRDVVLVERGELASGSTARAAGGVRAQFSDELNIRLGARSLEAFARFAEEPGQDIGLHRVGYLFLLSTPEEVAAFEDGVRLQNTLGVPSRLIGPAEARRLSPLITTDGLLAAAFSPDDGHCTPESVVQGYAAGARRHGATLLRHCEVTGIETRGDTITAVVTTGGRITTGAVVCAAGAWSRAVGAMAGVDLPVQPLRRQIAVTEPVPGLPPGLPMTIDFTTSLYFHAEGPGLLVGMSDPDETPGFATGTHDRWIPRLAEAMRRRAPALLDLRRTGGWAGLYEVTPDHNALIGEARSCARFLYATGFSGHGFLQGPAVGEVVRDLYLGRVPFLDSSPLSVERFAADAPRPEVNLV; encoded by the coding sequence GTGAACGGGACCGCTGAGGTCGTCGTCATCGGAGGCGGCGTCATCGGCACGAGCATCGCCTACCACCTGGCCCGCGCGGGCGTACGGGACGTCGTGCTGGTCGAGCGCGGCGAACTGGCCTCCGGCTCCACAGCGCGGGCCGCGGGCGGCGTCCGGGCGCAGTTCTCCGACGAACTCAACATCCGGCTGGGCGCGCGCAGCCTGGAGGCATTCGCCCGCTTCGCGGAGGAACCCGGCCAGGACATCGGCCTGCACCGGGTCGGCTACCTGTTCCTCCTCTCCACTCCCGAGGAGGTCGCGGCCTTCGAGGACGGGGTGCGGCTGCAGAACACGCTCGGAGTGCCCAGCCGTCTGATCGGCCCGGCCGAGGCACGGCGGCTGTCCCCGCTCATCACGACAGACGGTCTGCTGGCCGCCGCCTTCTCCCCGGACGACGGGCACTGCACCCCCGAGTCCGTGGTCCAGGGATACGCGGCCGGAGCCCGCCGGCACGGCGCGACCCTGCTGCGGCACTGCGAGGTCACCGGCATCGAGACCCGCGGGGACACCATCACCGCGGTGGTCACCACGGGCGGCCGGATCACCACCGGCGCGGTCGTCTGCGCGGCCGGCGCCTGGTCGCGGGCCGTCGGCGCGATGGCCGGGGTGGACCTCCCGGTGCAGCCGCTGCGCCGGCAGATCGCCGTCACCGAACCCGTCCCCGGCCTGCCGCCCGGCCTCCCGATGACCATCGACTTCACCACCAGCCTGTACTTCCACGCCGAGGGCCCGGGGCTCCTCGTCGGCATGTCCGACCCCGACGAGACCCCCGGGTTCGCGACCGGGACGCACGATCGCTGGATACCCCGGCTGGCGGAGGCCATGCGGCGGCGGGCGCCCGCCCTGCTCGACCTGCGCCGCACGGGCGGCTGGGCGGGCCTCTACGAGGTCACGCCGGACCACAACGCGCTGATCGGCGAGGCGCGTTCGTGCGCGCGCTTCCTGTACGCGACCGGGTTCTCGGGCCACGGTTTCCTCCAGGGACCGGCGGTCGGCGAGGTGGTCCGGGATCTGTACCTGGGCCGCGTACCCTTCCTCGACAGCAGCCCCCTGAGCGTCGAGCGCTTCGCCGCCGACGCCCCGCGCCCGGAGGTCAACCTCGTATGA
- a CDS encoding saccharopine dehydrogenase, whose product MTELHLWLRHETRTTERRTPVVPSDAARLVDAGVTLTVEDSPQRVHSIEAYEQAGCRVAEAGSWVSAPPETVVVGLKELPDEPAGLTHRHIFFGHAYKRQPGAEPLLRRFLAGGGALLDLEYLVDDEGRRLAAFGYWAGYLGAALAVLHHRGALKVPLHPTSKGELDAELGASAGELSALVIGALGRSGRGARAALGVAGAEPTCWDLAETRDLDRAALLEHELTVNTVLTTRPIPPFLTDKDLDEPGRRLRTLCDVTCDVGSPLNVLPVYDTTTDWTRPVRRLRERPALDLIAIDNLPSLLPLEASADFSAALLPRLLEFGVGGPWGRCLDRFHQACRELGLDEGEFRDV is encoded by the coding sequence ATGACCGAGCTCCACTTGTGGCTGCGCCACGAGACCCGTACGACCGAACGGCGCACGCCCGTCGTGCCCTCGGACGCCGCACGGCTCGTCGACGCCGGCGTGACACTCACGGTCGAGGACTCGCCGCAGCGGGTCCACTCGATCGAGGCGTACGAGCAGGCGGGGTGCCGTGTCGCCGAGGCGGGCTCCTGGGTCTCCGCGCCGCCGGAGACGGTGGTCGTCGGCCTCAAGGAACTCCCGGACGAACCGGCCGGACTGACCCACCGGCACATCTTCTTCGGCCACGCCTACAAGCGGCAGCCGGGAGCCGAACCGCTGCTGCGGAGGTTCCTCGCCGGTGGCGGCGCCCTGCTCGATCTGGAGTACCTGGTCGACGACGAGGGACGCAGGCTCGCCGCCTTCGGCTACTGGGCCGGATACCTGGGGGCGGCGCTCGCGGTGCTCCACCACCGGGGCGCCCTGAAGGTCCCGTTGCACCCCACGTCGAAGGGGGAACTGGACGCGGAACTCGGCGCCAGTGCAGGGGAGTTGTCGGCTCTGGTGATCGGTGCCCTCGGCCGCAGCGGCCGGGGCGCCCGAGCGGCGCTGGGCGTGGCCGGGGCGGAGCCGACCTGCTGGGATCTCGCCGAGACCCGTGATCTGGACCGAGCCGCCCTGCTGGAGCACGAGTTGACGGTGAACACCGTGCTCACGACCCGGCCGATCCCGCCCTTCCTCACGGACAAGGACCTCGACGAACCCGGCCGCCGGCTGCGCACGCTGTGCGACGTGACCTGCGACGTCGGATCGCCGCTCAACGTGCTGCCGGTCTACGACACCACCACGGACTGGACGCGCCCCGTACGCCGCCTGCGGGAGCGTCCCGCCCTGGACCTGATCGCCATCGACAACCTGCCGTCCCTGCTGCCCCTGGAGGCGAGTGCCGACTTCTCGGCGGCGCTGCTGCCGCGGCTCCTGGAGTTCGGCGTCGGCGGACCCTGGGGCCGCTGCCTCGACCGGTTCCACCAAGCGTGCCGTGAACTCGGCCTGGACGAGGGAGAGTTCCGTGACGTCTGA
- the ribA gene encoding GTP cyclohydrolase II, translating to MTDNFAVLAGTARRSGVERVVIAPLPTVYGNFQAVGYLDHDRGEEQVVLVHGDVGDLADAGGDATKEGVLTRLHSECLTGDAFGSTHCECGDQLAAALRAIVAEGRGILVYLRGHEGRGIGLLAKLQAMKLQSEGLDTVEANVALGLPVDARDYRVAADILHDLGVRSVRLLSNNPRKRESLQRNGIRVAEQVPLLIPPCEENLGYLLTKRERLDHFLPHLDGGDWAKAIFCGTAQAAITEE from the coding sequence ATGACAGATAACTTCGCAGTACTTGCCGGGACCGCGCGCCGCTCTGGTGTCGAACGAGTCGTGATTGCCCCTCTGCCCACCGTGTACGGCAATTTCCAGGCGGTCGGCTACCTTGACCACGACCGGGGCGAGGAGCAAGTGGTCCTGGTCCACGGGGATGTCGGTGATCTCGCCGACGCCGGAGGGGACGCGACGAAGGAAGGCGTCCTCACCCGGCTCCATTCGGAGTGCCTCACCGGCGACGCCTTCGGCTCCACGCACTGCGAGTGCGGCGACCAACTCGCCGCGGCGCTGCGCGCCATCGTCGCGGAGGGCCGCGGCATCCTCGTCTACCTCCGCGGGCACGAGGGCCGCGGTATCGGTCTGCTCGCCAAGCTGCAGGCGATGAAGCTCCAGTCGGAGGGCCTCGACACCGTGGAGGCCAACGTCGCCCTCGGTCTGCCGGTCGACGCCCGCGACTACCGGGTGGCCGCGGACATCCTGCACGACCTCGGCGTACGGTCGGTGCGTCTACTCTCGAACAACCCGCGCAAACGTGAGTCGCTGCAGCGCAACGGCATCAGGGTCGCCGAACAGGTCCCGCTGCTGATACCGCCGTGCGAGGAGAACCTCGGGTACCTGCTCACCAAGCGGGAGCGCCTCGACCACTTCCTCCCGCACCTGGACGGCGGCGACTGGGCGAAGGCGATCTTTTGCGGAACGGCGCAGGCGGCTATCACTGAGGAATGA
- a CDS encoding TetR/AcrR family transcriptional regulator, which translates to MCVNERETGLKARLIDAGVDLVAEEGAQALTLREIARRAGVSHGAPRRHFPTHLELLSAIAHRGFTDLAARVAEALGDGGASPRSQLTALGLVYLDFARSRPGMYELMFRHDLLESGRLGLRETSLPLFGVLTDLVGRARPGTEARVTAGALWANLHGIAQLWGWGSLRLATGAADFVPLLRAALDAHLGPEES; encoded by the coding sequence ATGTGCGTGAACGAACGGGAGACGGGACTCAAGGCCCGGCTGATCGATGCCGGCGTCGACCTGGTGGCCGAGGAGGGGGCACAGGCGCTGACCCTGCGGGAGATCGCCCGCAGGGCGGGGGTCTCGCACGGGGCCCCGCGCCGCCACTTCCCGACCCATCTGGAACTGCTGTCGGCCATCGCGCACCGGGGCTTCACCGACCTCGCGGCCCGGGTGGCCGAGGCCCTGGGCGACGGCGGTGCGAGCCCTCGTTCGCAGCTCACCGCGCTCGGGCTGGTCTACCTGGACTTCGCGCGGTCGCGTCCGGGCATGTACGAGCTGATGTTCCGTCATGACCTCCTGGAGAGCGGCCGGCTGGGGCTGCGCGAGACGAGTCTGCCGCTGTTCGGGGTGCTGACCGATCTCGTCGGCCGGGCGAGACCCGGGACCGAGGCGCGGGTCACCGCCGGGGCGTTGTGGGCGAACCTGCACGGCATCGCCCAGCTGTGGGGCTGGGGCAGCCTCCGACTCGCCACCGGTGCGGCCGACTTCGTACCTCTGTTGCGCGCCGCGTTGGACGCGCACCTCGGACCGGAGGAGTCATGA
- a CDS encoding serine hydrolase domain-containing protein produces MGHLRQDVEPHEVGLDPKALARLDQYLAHLVDDHRLPGCLVAVSRHGTVAHLATHGWRDRAAGLPVETDTLWRIYSMTKPVTSVAALMLLEEGRFRLDDPIARFLPAFAEPRVYVGGSGAGTRTRPAGRPLTIRHLLTHTSGLTFGFYHSHPVDALYRDAGLESSVAPGADLAGTCEVYAGLPLQFEPGTEWNYSVSTNVLGRLVEVVSGQDLDVFLAERILRPLGMTDAGFCVTDEQSGRLAELYGEDSEGRIAPIAGLPLHGRPRFLSGSGGMVATAHDYHRFMEMLRRRGELDGVRLLRPETVDTMASNQLPGGVDRRAFGSPLHREPGNAGLGFGLGVSVVVDPAVTRYPSSEGAFGWSGVAGTTFWVDPRRDLTVQFFTQVRPTGSHAHFPELKRLVHEAVQD; encoded by the coding sequence ATGGGACACCTGCGACAGGACGTCGAGCCGCATGAGGTCGGCCTCGACCCGAAGGCGCTGGCCCGGTTGGACCAGTACCTCGCCCACCTGGTCGACGACCACCGGCTGCCCGGTTGTCTGGTGGCCGTGTCCCGGCACGGCACGGTCGCGCACCTCGCGACGCACGGATGGCGCGACCGCGCGGCCGGGCTCCCGGTGGAGACCGACACGCTGTGGCGGATCTACTCCATGACGAAGCCCGTCACCTCGGTGGCCGCTCTGATGCTGCTGGAGGAGGGGCGCTTCCGACTGGACGACCCGATCGCCCGTTTCCTGCCGGCCTTCGCCGAACCGCGGGTGTACGTCGGCGGATCGGGGGCCGGCACGCGGACCCGTCCGGCCGGTCGGCCCCTCACGATCCGGCACCTGCTGACCCACACCTCCGGTCTGACGTTCGGTTTCTACCACTCCCATCCGGTCGACGCCCTCTACCGCGACGCCGGTCTGGAGTCGTCGGTGGCGCCGGGCGCGGATCTGGCGGGAACCTGCGAGGTGTACGCCGGTCTGCCGCTCCAGTTCGAGCCGGGCACCGAGTGGAACTACTCGGTCTCCACCAACGTCCTGGGCCGCCTCGTCGAGGTCGTGTCCGGCCAGGACCTCGACGTCTTCCTCGCCGAGCGGATCCTCCGCCCGCTCGGGATGACGGACGCCGGGTTCTGTGTCACCGACGAGCAGTCGGGGCGGCTCGCCGAGCTCTACGGTGAGGACTCCGAGGGCCGGATCGCCCCGATCGCCGGGCTTCCGCTGCACGGCCGTCCGCGCTTCCTGTCCGGGAGCGGCGGCATGGTGGCCACCGCCCACGACTACCACCGCTTCATGGAGATGCTCCGCCGCCGCGGCGAACTCGACGGCGTCCGGCTGCTGAGGCCCGAGACCGTGGACACGATGGCGTCCAACCAGTTGCCGGGGGGCGTCGACCGCCGCGCCTTCGGCAGCCCCCTGCACCGTGAACCCGGCAACGCGGGCCTGGGCTTCGGTCTCGGCGTCTCCGTCGTGGTGGACCCGGCGGTCACCCGGTACCCCTCCAGCGAGGGCGCGTTCGGGTGGAGCGGGGTCGCCGGTACGACCTTCTGGGTCGACCCGCGCCGGGACCTGACCGTGCAGTTCTTCACCCAGGTCCGCCCGACGGGGTCGCACGCGCACTTCCCCGAGCTGAAACGGCTCGTGCACGAGGCCGTGCAGGACTGA
- a CDS encoding ornithine cyclodeaminase family protein produces the protein MTEDDAGPLYLSREQVVELLDTDTAIASQRAAFTALGDGTAELPGKIMHPSRFDDSVVFAYLARLSADTGAVAKFGSVNPGNAAAGLPTVHAVINALDPVTGGLAAVMDGTAVTTLRTAAAGAVAFDALATADSAELGLLGSGTQALAHARAVARVRELRSVRVWSPHPGRRARAAQRLAAELGVAVEAVGTAEEAVAGASMVAACTLSTTPVVRGEWLAPGCTVISVGSFEPTRSEVDAETVRRAAAVVVDDPVTAAEHAGPVVEALARGTLAPDDLIPLGGVLTGGRRARTGPDDIVLHISVGLGIQDAAAAWAVIDAARARRARR, from the coding sequence ATGACAGAAGACGACGCCGGACCGCTCTACCTGTCCCGAGAGCAGGTCGTGGAACTGCTCGACACCGACACGGCGATCGCCTCGCAGCGCGCGGCGTTCACCGCGCTCGGTGACGGCACCGCCGAGCTTCCCGGCAAGATCATGCACCCCAGCCGCTTCGACGACAGTGTGGTCTTCGCCTACCTGGCGCGGCTGTCCGCGGACACCGGGGCCGTCGCCAAGTTCGGCAGCGTCAACCCGGGCAACGCGGCGGCCGGGCTGCCGACCGTCCACGCCGTGATCAACGCGCTCGATCCGGTGACCGGTGGGCTCGCCGCGGTCATGGACGGCACGGCGGTCACCACCCTGCGCACCGCCGCCGCCGGCGCCGTCGCCTTCGACGCGCTGGCCACCGCGGACAGCGCGGAGCTCGGCCTGCTGGGCTCCGGCACCCAGGCGCTGGCCCACGCGCGGGCCGTCGCCCGGGTACGCGAACTGCGGTCCGTACGGGTGTGGAGCCCGCATCCCGGCCGGCGTGCGCGGGCGGCCCAGCGGCTCGCCGCCGAACTCGGAGTCGCCGTCGAGGCGGTGGGCACCGCCGAGGAGGCGGTCGCCGGAGCGTCGATGGTCGCGGCCTGCACGCTCAGCACGACGCCCGTCGTGCGGGGCGAGTGGCTGGCGCCGGGATGCACGGTGATCAGCGTGGGATCGTTCGAGCCGACTCGCAGCGAGGTCGACGCCGAGACGGTCCGGCGGGCCGCGGCGGTGGTCGTCGACGACCCGGTGACGGCCGCGGAGCACGCCGGACCGGTGGTCGAGGCGCTGGCCCGGGGCACCCTCGCACCGGACGACCTGATCCCGCTCGGCGGCGTCCTCACCGGCGGTCGCAGGGCCCGCACCGGCCCCGACGACATCGTCCTCCACATCAGCGTCGGGCTCGGCATCCAGGACGCCGCGGCGGCCTGGGCCGTGATCGACGCGGCCCGCGCCCGGCGGGCACGGCGGTGA
- a CDS encoding tellurite resistance TerB family protein encodes MALWDRVKESASTMQTQLVAKKNDLKSGAFRDASMAMCALVAAADGSVDPSERQRVAQLIATNEVLQNFDADDLRRRFDDNLNKLTADFAFGKVSVLQEVAKAKKKPAEARAVIQIGIVIGGADGDFDKTEQAVVREACFALDLPPHEFDL; translated from the coding sequence ATGGCCCTGTGGGACCGCGTCAAGGAGTCCGCGTCGACGATGCAGACCCAGCTCGTGGCGAAGAAGAACGATCTCAAGAGCGGTGCCTTCCGCGACGCGAGCATGGCCATGTGCGCGCTCGTCGCCGCGGCGGACGGGTCGGTCGATCCGTCCGAGCGGCAGCGCGTCGCCCAGCTCATCGCCACGAACGAGGTGTTGCAGAACTTCGACGCCGACGACCTGCGCCGCCGCTTCGACGACAACCTGAACAAGCTGACCGCCGACTTCGCCTTCGGCAAGGTCAGCGTCCTCCAGGAGGTCGCCAAGGCGAAGAAGAAGCCCGCCGAGGCTCGTGCCGTCATCCAGATCGGCATCGTGATCGGCGGCGCCGACGGCGACTTCGACAAGACCGAGCAGGCCGTGGTGCGGGAGGCGTGCTTCGCGCTCGACCTGCCGCCGCACGAGTTCGACCTGTAG
- a CDS encoding histidine phosphatase family protein, with amino-acid sequence MGDLILVRHGETEWTLTGRHTSWTDLPLTRHGEEQAKSLAPFFAGQSFAQVFTSPLDRAVRTAELAGLTGLVSDPDLHEWDYGSYEGITTRSIHRTRPDWVLWEDGVPPGPDGHPGESPQEVGERADRVLSRVDAALQNHPGDVVLVAHAHFLRVLTARRLGLPADAGRLFQLSTGTVSRLSTEHGHPVIAEWNATGTSAPVR; translated from the coding sequence ATGGGCGACCTCATACTGGTCCGTCACGGCGAGACCGAGTGGACCCTGACCGGCCGGCACACCAGTTGGACCGATCTGCCGCTCACCCGGCACGGCGAGGAACAGGCCAAGTCCCTCGCCCCGTTCTTCGCCGGGCAGTCCTTCGCGCAGGTGTTCACCAGCCCCCTCGACCGGGCGGTACGGACCGCGGAACTCGCGGGCCTGACGGGACTGGTGAGCGACCCCGACCTGCACGAATGGGACTACGGGAGCTACGAGGGGATCACCACCCGATCCATCCACCGCACCCGGCCCGACTGGGTCCTGTGGGAGGACGGGGTGCCGCCCGGTCCCGACGGGCACCCCGGCGAGTCGCCGCAGGAGGTGGGCGAACGCGCCGACCGGGTCCTGTCCCGCGTGGACGCGGCGCTCCAGAACCACCCCGGTGACGTGGTCCTGGTGGCCCACGCGCACTTCCTGCGGGTGCTGACGGCCCGTCGGCTCGGGCTCCCGGCGGACGCCGGACGGCTGTTCCAGCTCTCGACGGGCACCGTCAGCCGGCTGTCCACCGAACACGGACATCCGGTGATCGCCGAGTGGAACGCCACCGGAACTTCTGCGCCGGTCCGCTAG
- a CDS encoding PPOX class F420-dependent oxidoreductase: MTQDAKQDALLRLLSEYKGGVLTTLKRDGRPQLSNVVHAYSPDENVVRVSLTDDRAKTRNLRRDPRASYHVTSDDRWAYTVAEGTAELTPVAGDPHDETVEELVRLYRDLMGEHPDWDDYRAAMVRDRRLVLRLHVEHAYGVPRER; the protein is encoded by the coding sequence ATGACTCAGGACGCGAAGCAGGACGCACTGCTCAGGCTGCTCTCCGAGTACAAGGGCGGGGTGCTCACCACCCTCAAGAGGGACGGACGGCCCCAGCTGTCGAACGTCGTCCATGCCTACAGTCCCGACGAGAACGTCGTCCGGGTCTCCCTCACGGACGACCGCGCCAAGACGCGGAACCTGCGCCGGGATCCGCGGGCCTCGTACCACGTGACCAGCGACGACCGTTGGGCGTACACGGTGGCCGAGGGCACCGCCGAGCTCACGCCCGTGGCCGGGGACCCGCACGACGAGACCGTCGAGGAGCTCGTGCGGCTCTACCGCGACCTGATGGGCGAGCACCCCGACTGGGACGACTACCGGGCCGCCATGGTCCGCGACCGGCGGCTCGTGCTGCGGCTGCACGTGGAGCACGCGTACGGCGTCCCCCGCGAACGCTGA
- a CDS encoding creatininase family protein: MSGSGTRSTVSGLLPADTTEDVRERGAGVTREVAVLPVGSFEQHGAFLPLATDTLVACAVAHEIAAAHPVHLLPPLTISCSHEHAAWPGTVSISAVTLYAVVRDIAESLRRSGVDTLVVVNGHGGNYVLGNVVQESAGSGTRMALFPAAEDWEAALERAGVETSLLTDMHAGEIETSILLHTHPELLRPGHETSDFVADDRRHLLTLGMSGYTESGVIGRPSRASAEKGRELLAGLTEAFGAYFSLLTEKTPPPAGTGPSAVAESRH, encoded by the coding sequence ATGAGTGGTTCGGGAACGCGCTCGACGGTGTCCGGTCTGTTGCCGGCGGACACCACCGAGGATGTGCGCGAGCGGGGGGCCGGTGTCACCCGTGAGGTCGCGGTGCTTCCCGTGGGAAGCTTCGAACAGCACGGGGCGTTCCTTCCGTTGGCGACGGACACGCTGGTCGCGTGCGCCGTCGCGCATGAGATCGCCGCCGCCCATCCGGTCCATCTCCTTCCTCCGTTGACGATCTCCTGCTCGCACGAGCACGCCGCGTGGCCGGGGACCGTCAGCATTTCCGCCGTCACGCTGTACGCGGTGGTGCGGGACATAGCCGAATCGCTCCGCCGCTCGGGTGTGGACACCCTGGTAGTGGTCAACGGACACGGCGGGAATTACGTGCTGGGCAATGTCGTCCAGGAATCCGCGGGCAGTGGTACGCGTATGGCGCTTTTCCCTGCCGCGGAGGACTGGGAGGCCGCGCTCGAACGGGCAGGTGTGGAGACCTCGTTGCTCACCGATATGCACGCGGGAGAAATCGAGACCTCCATTCTTCTGCACACTCACCCGGAATTGCTCCGGCCCGGTCACGAGACCTCCGACTTCGTCGCGGACGACCGGCGTCATCTGCTCACCCTCGGTATGTCCGGCTATACCGAGTCCGGCGTCATCGGCCGTCCTTCGAGGGCCTCCGCGGAGAAGGGCAGGGAGCTCCTGGCGGGGCTGACCGAGGCCTTCGGCGCGTACTTCTCGCTGCTGACGGAGAAGACGCCGCCCCCGGCGGGGACGGGCCCCTCGGCGGTCGCTGAATCCCGGCATTGA